GGTTCATGGCAGAAAAAAGGTGTAAGTGGTCAGAGAAAAGTAGGTAGCTGCGGCAAGCTAGTGCCGGCAGATGCAAAAAAGAGCGGCCCGGTTGCCCGGCCGCTCTTTGGCGTGGCTAGTCCGCTTCTGGTAAGAAGCGGCCCACGTGGCCCGAGCACCCGGCCGTGCCGGGTATCGGGCCAGTTGCGGAAACGTTACACCGCGTCGGAGAGGCTCGTGAACGTGAAGTCGCGAATCTTGAGCGGCGGCACCAGGTTGCCGGCTAGCCGCACCGGGCGGCCGATGGCTTCCAGGTTGTTGAGCATGATAATCGGGCTCTCGTTGAAGCGGAAGTTCTTGACCGGAAACTTGATGGCCCCGTTTTCGATGTAAAACGTGCCGTCGCGCGTCAGGCCGGTGTAGAGCAGCGTTTGCGGGTCCACGGGGCGGATGTACCACAGGCGCGTGACCAGGATGCCCTTGGCCGTGCTCTTGATGAGGTCGGCGGTGCTCTGCGTACCGCCCGTCATGATGAAGCCGCCGGGGCTGGGCAGGTCCGGGATACCCGATTTCTGCGCCCAGTAGCGGGAGCTGTACAGGTTTTTTACCACGCCCTTCTCAATCCAGGTGGTGCGCTGCTGCGGGCGGCCGTCGCCCGAGAACGTGAGGTCGGGCACCTCGGCGTTGGTGGGGTCCGAATAAATCGTTACGCGCTCATCGAAGAGCTTTTCGCCCTTGCGGTTGCCGCCGCCCTTCTTGCTCAAAAAGCTGCGCCCCTCGTCGGCCGAACGGGCATCGAACGAGCGCATCAGCGCCCCGAGCAGCGAGGCATCGGAGTTCGATACCAGCGCATTCGGCTCCAGAATCACGGTGTATTTGCCCGGCTCAATGGCCTTGGCACCCACCGACGACGAAGCCTTGCTGGCGGCTACCGCCGTGAGGCGCGCCGCGTCGAAGTTCTTGATGTCGGTAAAATCGGTAGCCGCGTAGCCCGAGCCCAGCCCGTCGGGCGTGCGCACGGTGATGCTGAAATCGAGGTTGGTCGTGCGCTGGTAGGCCTCCAAACCCTTCGAGTTGCGCTTGGCCACGAAACCCGCCTGGTCATTCAGAAAGCCGGCCGACGACAGCTTCTTCTGGTCGCAGTACTGCATGCTGGCCGCCATCTGGCTGGCCCGGTAGTCGGGGGTGATGCCCGCCGTGCTGGCCGCAAACGACTGGGGCGACGACAGATACGTCTGCGGCCCCAGCAGCGGCATGTACTCGGGGCTCTCGGGGGCTAGCCGGGCTATTTCTTCGGCCCGCTGTACGCAGCGGCGCAGCGTGGCGTCGTCGAACTGGTTGCAGGTGGCGGTGCCCGAGCGTTTGCCGAAGTACGAGGTCACGGCCAAGGACACGTTATCCACGGCGCCGGCCGTGCTGATGGAGTTGCGCGCCGAGCGCACGTTGCCTTCGAGGCTGCCGTTGAGCGTCGCGTCGCACTCGTCGGCGGTGCTGAAGTCGATGACCTTCTTGAGAATGTCTTGGGCTTCGGTTTGGGAAAGAATTGCCATTTTAGTAAATGAATTTCAGCTAATTAACCGATTTTGCGGGCCGTATTAATCACGTTCACGCCGTTGAAGCGCGAGGTGGCCGAGCCGTGGCTCACGGCCGAGCTTTGCGAGGGCTGGCCCTTGCCGTCGTTGAAGAAGCCCGCAAAGCGGTAGTCGCTCTGGTCGCACGAGCCCTGGCAGGCTCCCCAAAACTCCAGCGTGTTGGTCTGGTAGGCCACGTCTTCGAGCATTTCGGTGATTTTACCCTTCTCGATGGCGTAGAACACCTGGCCGCCAAACTGCGAGTTATAGCGCTGCTGGTCAATCGAGAACGAGCCGTTGCCGGCAATGTAGATGCCCTTGTCCACGCCGCTCACCAGCTCATCCACGCTGCGCTTGGTAGCGCTGGGCTTGAGGCTGATGTTGGCCATGCGCTGAAACTGCACATCGCGCCACGACTGCGAGTAGCAGCAGCCATCCGAGGCATTCTGGCCCACGATGCCCGCCTGGTCGCGGATTTTCTGATAATCAATGAGCTTGCCCTGGTCGATGATGGTCCATTCCTTGGTTTTCACGCCCTCGTCGTCGTAGCCCACCGCCCCGAGCGAGTTGCGCTGGAGCTTGTCGGCCACGATGGTCACATTTTTTGAGCCGTAGGGAATACCCTTCTTGCGCCACTCCAGGGTGGCGAAGCTGGTGCCGGCAAAGTTGGCCTCGTAGCCCAGCACGCGGTCGAGCTCGGTGGGGTGGCCCACACTCTCATGGATGGTGAGGCCCAGGTGGTGGGGGTCCAAGATGAGGTCGTACTTGCCCGGCACCACGCTCTTGCAGGTTATTTTCTGCTTGGTTTGCTTGGCGGCGCGGGTGGCGTCTTCCAGGATGTCGTAGCTGTTTTTGTAGCCGATTACGTCCGAGCCAGTAGGCCCGGCCACCTTATCGGCCGCCTTGGGCGTGAGGTACTCGTAGCCCATGCCCATGGGCGAGCTCAGGCTCTGGCGCGAGCGGAATTTGCCGCTGGCCCGGTCTACCACAGTCACCCCGAAGGTGGGGTAGATGCGGTGAATATCCTGGTCGATATACGAGCCATCGGTGCTGGCAAAGTACTTCTGCTCATTTACTTGAAACAGCGCCGAGTTCACGAACGAGGCGCCGTTGTCGGTAGCCGCCGCGTTGGCCGCCAGCAACAAATCGGCCTTCTCCTTAATGGGCACCTCGAAGGCATTTTTCTCAATCGGCGTTTTCCAGGCCACGTCGCCGTAGCCCTTTTGGGGGGCTAGCTTCACGGGCTCCTTCTGCACCTTCGAGTTGGCTTTGGCAATGGCGACCGCGTACTGGGCCGTTTTGGCGATGCCCGCGTCGGTCATGTTGTTGGTCGAGGCAAAGCCCCAGGTGCCGTTGGCAATCACCCGGATGCCCACGCCCAGGCTCTCGATGTTGGCAATGCCCTGCACCTGCTTTTCGCGGGTGAAAATGCTCTGGTTGAGCGTGCGCTGAATGCGGATGTCGGCGTAAGTGGCGCCGGCGGCCTTGGCCGCGTTCAGGGCCACATCGGCCAGGCGCTTTTTGGCGGCCACGTCAAGGCCGGGCTCCAGCAGCTGCGCCGGGTCCACAAGGTTGCCGGCCAGGCTCGGAAAGCTAGGAAGCCACAGGGCGCCGGCGGCAAGGCCGGTGAGAGTGGTAAAATCGCGTCTGTTCAAGGGAGGAGGCTGGTAAAGATTTGAGAGATAACAAGAAATGACGTTGAAAAATCGTCTGCCATTGCGAGCGCTGCGCTCGCAATGGCAGACGTTAGGAAAAGGGGCTAGCCAAGCTTGCGGCCCGTATTAATGACGTTCACCGCATTAAAGCGCGAGGTGGCCGAGCCGTGGCTCACGGCCGACACCTGCGAGGGCTGGCCCTTGCCGTCGAAGAACGAGCCGAACAGGCGGTAGTCGCTCTGGTCGCACACGGCCGCGCACGAGTTCCAGAATTCCTGGGTATTGGCCTGGTAGGCTACATCGTCGAGCATGCCGGCGATTTTGCCCTTCTCGATGGCGTAGAATACCTGCCCGCCAAACTGGAAGTTATAGCGCTGCTGGTCAATGGAGTAAGAGCCCCGCCCGGCGATGTAGATGCCCTTGTCGACCTTGCTTATCAGGTCATCCACGCTCATTTTGGCGGTGCCGGGGCGCAGGCTCACGTTGGGCATGCGCTGAAACTGCACCGTGCCCCACGAGTCGGCGTAGCAGCAGCCGTCCGATTCCTTCTGGCCCACGATGTGCGCCTGGTCGCGAATCTTCTCGTAGTCAATGAGTTTTCCCTGGTCGATGAGCGTCCACTCCTTGGTTTTCACGCCCTCGTCGTCGTAGCCCACCGCCCCTAGCGAGCCGGGTTGCAGCTTATCGGCCACGATGGTCACGTTCTTCGAGCCGTAGGGAATATTTTTCTTGCGCCACTCCAGGGTGGCAAACGAGGTGCCCGCGTAGTTGGCCTCGTAGCCCAGCACGCGGTCGAGCTCCAAAGGGTGGCCGATGCTTTCGTGGATGGTGAGCCCCAGGTGGTTAGGGTCGAGCACGAG
The genomic region above belongs to Hymenobacter sp. BRD128 and contains:
- a CDS encoding TldD/PmbA family protein; translated protein: MNRRDFTTLTGLAAGALWLPSFPSLAGNLVDPAQLLEPGLDVAAKKRLADVALNAAKAAGATYADIRIQRTLNQSIFTREKQVQGIANIESLGVGIRVIANGTWGFASTNNMTDAGIAKTAQYAVAIAKANSKVQKEPVKLAPQKGYGDVAWKTPIEKNAFEVPIKEKADLLLAANAAATDNGASFVNSALFQVNEQKYFASTDGSYIDQDIHRIYPTFGVTVVDRASGKFRSRQSLSSPMGMGYEYLTPKAADKVAGPTGSDVIGYKNSYDILEDATRAAKQTKQKITCKSVVPGKYDLILDPHHLGLTIHESVGHPTELDRVLGYEANFAGTSFATLEWRKKGIPYGSKNVTIVADKLQRNSLGAVGYDDEGVKTKEWTIIDQGKLIDYQKIRDQAGIVGQNASDGCCYSQSWRDVQFQRMANISLKPSATKRSVDELVSGVDKGIYIAGNGSFSIDQQRYNSQFGGQVFYAIEKGKITEMLEDVAYQTNTLEFWGACQGSCDQSDYRFAGFFNDGKGQPSQSSAVSHGSATSRFNGVNVINTARKIG
- a CDS encoding TldD/PmbA family protein encodes the protein MAILSQTEAQDILKKVIDFSTADECDATLNGSLEGNVRSARNSISTAGAVDNVSLAVTSYFGKRSGTATCNQFDDATLRRCVQRAEEIARLAPESPEYMPLLGPQTYLSSPQSFAASTAGITPDYRASQMAASMQYCDQKKLSSAGFLNDQAGFVAKRNSKGLEAYQRTTNLDFSITVRTPDGLGSGYAATDFTDIKNFDAARLTAVAASKASSSVGAKAIEPGKYTVILEPNALVSNSDASLLGALMRSFDARSADEGRSFLSKKGGGNRKGEKLFDERVTIYSDPTNAEVPDLTFSGDGRPQQRTTWIEKGVVKNLYSSRYWAQKSGIPDLPSPGGFIMTGGTQSTADLIKSTAKGILVTRLWYIRPVDPQTLLYTGLTRDGTFYIENGAIKFPVKNFRFNESPIIMLNNLEAIGRPVRLAGNLVPPLKIRDFTFTSLSDAV